Proteins encoded by one window of Vidua chalybeata isolate OUT-0048 chromosome 8, bVidCha1 merged haplotype, whole genome shotgun sequence:
- the DNAJC9 gene encoding dnaJ homolog subfamily C member 9, whose amino-acid sequence MALPQQCEAAFGTADLYGVLGVRRGASAQEIRRGYHRASLRLHPDRVPAEQKEEATRRFQILGKVYAVLSDEKQRAAYDETGMVDEDAEALQDGRDWLEYWQLLFKVTVKDIENFQNSYKNSEEELADVKAAYMNFKGDMDRIMGSVMCLDYTDEPRIREMIEQAIDSGELPSYKAFVKESKKKMMSRRRRAEKEAKEAEKTKDELGLSGENDLQALIKSRSKEREKEMDDFFAHLEAKYGNSSKKGGKKTSAKKRKAEGTA is encoded by the exons ATGGCGCTGCCGCAGCAGTGCGAGGCCGCGTTCGGCACCGCGGACCTGTACGGCGTGCTGGGCGTGCGGCGCGGCGCGTCCGCGCAGGAGATCCGCCGCGGCTACCACCGCGCCTCGCTGCGCCTGCACCCCGACCGCGTCCCGGCCGAGCAGAAGGAGGAGGCCACGCGCCGCTTCCAG ATCCTGGGCAAGGTGTACGCCGTGCTGAGCGACGAGAAGCAGCGCGCAGCGTACGATGAGACGGGCATGGTGGACGAGGACGCCGAGGCGCTGCAGGACGGGCGAGACTGGCTGGAGTATTGGCAGCTGCTCTTCAAG GTCACCGTGAAAGACATCGAAAACTTCCAGAATAGCTACAAAAACTCGGAGGAAGAGCTGGCCGATGTGAAGGCAGCGTACATGAATTTCAAGGGTGACATGGATCGGATCATGGGGTCTGTGATGTGCTTGGACTACACGGATGAGCCCAGGATACGGGAAATGATCGAGCAAGCCATCGACTCCGGGGAGCTCCCGTCCTACAAGGCTTTTGTAAAGGAGTCAAAGAAGAAGATGATGTCCAGAAGAAGGCGG GCAGAAAAAGAAGctaaagaggcagaaaagactAAAGATGAACTGGGCCTTAGTGGAGAAAATGACTTGCAAGCGCTGATTAAA agccGAAGCAAAGAGCgagaaaaggaaatggatgACTTCTTTGCCCATCTGGAAGCAAAGTATGGGAACAGTTctaagaaaggaggaaagaagacCTCAGccaagaaaagaaaggcagaaggaaCAGCGTAG